A window of Hymenobacter siberiensis genomic DNA:
CTGCCGGCGGCCGTCGGCGTGGGTCAGGCAGTGGTGCTTGGGCACGCGCATGACAAAATTCAGTCCGTTGTCTTTGAGCCACTTGAACCACGCATGGCCGACAAATTCCCGGTCGCCCACGACCAGGCCGATGCGGTCTTTCCCCAGCAAAGCCACGCACTTTTCGAGCACCGCGATGCGGTCGGCGGCGTTGGAGTTGCCGCTGCGGTTGTCGAGCAGCTGCCAGTAGAGCGGCACGTGGACCTCGCCCGTGCCGACGGTGACGAGCAGCACGTTGACCTGGCACTGGCCGAAGTCCCACTCCGTGCGGTCCAGGCACAAACGCAGCTTGCCCTGCGCAGGCAACAAACTAAGCAAAAGCCTGGCCACCAGCATGTAATTGAGGTCGACTTCGCGGAAAAAGTCCTGAATGCGCGTTTCGGTCGAGGCGGGCTTAGCGGCGTCGTTGAGGTGCTGGGCCACTTCGCCAAATTGCACGTTGCGGCTCTTTATCAGGCCAATAATGAACTGGCCCACAAACTTTTGGCGAGATAAGTGGCCCACAAACGGGGCCTGTTGCAAAAGCGTCGTAATTTTGGCAGCGAAGTGTTGCTTCACGGGGCAGAACGGGTTTTTGGTGGTTGGAACCCCAAAGGTCGGGCTGCCCCCTTTTTATGCCCTAAAATTTAGTAGGGTAGAGTAGCCCAAGCCCACACCCTCGCCAGCCAATAAACCAAACGGCCGCCCTGCTCAGCAAGGCGGCCGTTTGGTTTATTGGCTGGCATTTCTTTTAGCCCAACGGCTCCAGCAGGTCCCACTTGTTACCGTACAGGTCTTCGAATACGGCTACGTGGCCGTACACCTCGCTGCGCGGGGTTTCGAGAAAGTGCAGGCCGCGGGCCTGCAGCACCGGGTGGTCGCGCCAGAAGTCGTCGGTGTGCAGAAACAGCCAGACGCGGCCGGCCCCCTGCCGGCCCACGGCTTGTTTTTCTTCGTCGGTTTTGGCTTCGGCCAGCAGCAGGCTGCAGCCGGCGGGGCCGGGCGGCGCTATCACTACCCAGCGCTTGCCGTCGCCCATATCGAGGTCGGAGGCGAGCATGAAGCCCAGCACGATGGTGTAGAAGGCAATGGCTTCGTCGTATTCACGAACGAGCAGGGTGACGTGGGCGATGTGTTGGTTCATAAGCAGTAGCGCGGACTTTTAGTCCGCGAGTGAGATGGTTGGATTCGCGGACTAAAAGTCCGCGCTACATCGCTACGCTTCTTCGGTTTGGAGCTGTCGGTCGTAGAGGGCGCGGTAGAGGCCGGTGGTGTCAGCCATGAGGGCATCATGGGTGCCGTGCTGCACGATGATGCCATCGTCGAGCACCAGGATTTCATTGGCCAGCTTCACCGACGAAACGCGGTGCGAGATAATGAGGCTGGTGCGCGCCGCCATAATGCGCTGGAGGCTGCCGAGGATGGCATTTTCCGTCTTAGTATCGACGGCGGAAAGCGAGTCATCCAGAATCAGAATTTTGGGCTCCTTTACCAAGGCGCGGGCCATGCTCACGCGCTGCTTCTGGCCGCCCGAGAGCGTGATGCCCCGCTCGCCCACTTTGGTATCGAAGCCCTCGGGGAAGGCGCGGATATTCTCGTACACGTCAGCATCCTTCGCGGCTTGCAGCATGCGGGCCTCGTTGGGCTCATCGAGGCCGAAGTTGATGTTGTTGCGGATGCTGTCGGAGAACAGGAACACGTCCTGTGGCACGTAGCCAATCTGGCCGCGCAGGGCGCGCAGCGAGTAGTCGCGCACATCGGTACCATCAATTTTGATGTTGCCAGCCGACACGTCGTAGAGGCGGCAGAGCAGCGCGGCCACGGTGGTTTTGCCCGAGCCGGTATTGCCAATAACGGCCAGCGTCTGGCCCGGCTTCACGCGGAAGCTGACGTTTTTCAGGGCCTGGATGCCGGTATCGGGGTAGGTGAAGGACACGTTTTCGAACACGATATCGCCTTCCAATTCTCGCTGCACGTTCTGGCGCGAGATGATGTCGGTTTTCTGGTCCAGAAACTCGTTGATGCGGGCCTGCGAGGCCTCGGCCCGCTGCACCAGCGACGACGTCCAGCCCAGCGCCGTAACCGGCCAGGTGAGCAGGTTCACGTAAATCAGGAACTCGGCGATGGTGCCCGTGGTGATGGTGCCGCGAATAACCTCCTGCCCGCCTACCCACACCGTGATGAGCGTGCTCAGGCCAATGAGAAACAGGATGAGCGGAAAAAACAGCGAGTTCACGAAGTTCAGGCTCAGCGACTTTTCCTTGTACTCGTTGCTGGCGGCGGAGAATTGCGCGTGCGAATCCTGCTCGCGCACAAAGGATTTCAATACCCGAATTCCCGAGAAAGCCTCCTGCACGAAGGTAGTCATGCCCGACAGCGCCCGCTGGATTTCGTCGGACTTGCGCTCAATCAGGTTGTTAACATAGAAGATGCTGACTGACAGTACCGGCAGCGGCAGCAGCGTGTAGAGCGTCAGCTTCACGTTCACCATGAGCATGAGCGGCACGATGAGCAGGAACAGCAGCACCAGCTGCAGGAAATACATAATGGCCGGCCCGAGATACATGCGCACCCGGCTCACGTCCTCACTGATGCGCGACATCAAATCGCCGGTGCTGTGGCGGCGGTAGAAGCTGAGCGGTAGCGACTGGTAGTGCTGGTAAATCTGGTTCTTCTGGTCGTTCTCAATGTGGCGCGACATCACGATGAGCGTCTGGCGCATGAAGAACAGGAAGATGCCCCGCAGCAGGGCCAGCACAATGATGAGCACCCCGTAGAACAGCACATTACGCCCAAAAAGCTGGTACACGCTGCTCTGGGCCTGCGTACCGGCGTAGA
This region includes:
- a CDS encoding IS4 family transposase, whose protein sequence is MKQHFAAKITTLLQQAPFVGHLSRQKFVGQFIIGLIKSRNVQFGEVAQHLNDAAKPASTETRIQDFFREVDLNYMLVARLLLSLLPAQGKLRLCLDRTEWDFGQCQVNVLLVTVGTGEVHVPLYWQLLDNRSGNSNAADRIAVLEKCVALLGKDRIGLVVGDREFVGHAWFKWLKDNGLNFVMRVPKHHCLTHADGRRQAVADLGLVPGQVRRFAHVQVDGVWGQAWVKAVAAGEFVYLFATAGLNHLEQRYAKRWTIEQCFQNLKGRGFNLEATHLRCLQKLRKLVALVSLAYAFCLGVGAAAHGGRHLIARKKHGYRAASLARHGLNLLRQLTRPLTRPDDPLARLVETLLNCTTRQLARNQLLKIVG
- a CDS encoding ABC transporter ATP-binding protein, translating into MRALNAVNPFIFRYKWHFLAGLLFVALSTLLAIFPAQLVRYAFDLVNEGIDLYHLYAGTQAQSSVYQLFGRNVLFYGVLIIVLALLRGIFLFFMRQTLIVMSRHIENDQKNQIYQHYQSLPLSFYRRHSTGDLMSRISEDVSRVRMYLGPAIMYFLQLVLLFLLIVPLMLMVNVKLTLYTLLPLPVLSVSIFYVNNLIERKSDEIQRALSGMTTFVQEAFSGIRVLKSFVREQDSHAQFSAASNEYKEKSLSLNFVNSLFFPLILFLIGLSTLITVWVGGQEVIRGTITTGTIAEFLIYVNLLTWPVTALGWTSSLVQRAEASQARINEFLDQKTDIISRQNVQRELEGDIVFENVSFTYPDTGIQALKNVSFRVKPGQTLAVIGNTGSGKTTVAALLCRLYDVSAGNIKIDGTDVRDYSLRALRGQIGYVPQDVFLFSDSIRNNINFGLDEPNEARMLQAAKDADVYENIRAFPEGFDTKVGERGITLSGGQKQRVSMARALVKEPKILILDDSLSAVDTKTENAILGSLQRIMAARTSLIISHRVSSVKLANEILVLDDGIIVQHGTHDALMADTTGLYRALYDRQLQTEEA
- a CDS encoding VOC family protein → MNQHIAHVTLLVREYDEAIAFYTIVLGFMLASDLDMGDGKRWVVIAPPGPAGCSLLLAEAKTDEEKQAVGRQGAGRVWLFLHTDDFWRDHPVLQARGLHFLETPRSEVYGHVAVFEDLYGNKWDLLEPLG